A window of Clavibacter michiganensis contains these coding sequences:
- a CDS encoding 4-hydroxy-3-methylbut-2-enyl diphosphate reductase, whose translation MPRMPGVRNRLKDNPVAGPKKVLLAAPRGYCAGVDRAVVAVEKALERYGAPVYVRKQIVHNVHVVSTLERMGAVFVEEVDEVPEGAHVVFSAHGVSPAVVQGAADRGLQAIDATCPLVTKVHREAVRFAKADMQILLIGHEGHEEVEGTAGEAPEQTIVVNSPEHADVIEVKDPDNLVWLSQTTLSVDETMETVRRLRARFPNLQDPPSDDICYATQNRQVAIKKVAVDADLVIVIGSANSSNSVRLVEVALEYGAKASYRVDYASEVKQEWLDGVQTVGVTSGASVPEVLVQELLDDLADAGYGDVTAVVTAEEDLVFSLPKELRKDQSGNTDSRAIGGRTRA comes from the coding sequence ATGCCGCGGATGCCCGGCGTCCGCAACAGGCTCAAGGATAACCCGGTGGCAGGACCCAAGAAGGTCCTGCTCGCCGCTCCCCGCGGCTACTGCGCCGGCGTCGACCGCGCGGTCGTGGCCGTCGAGAAGGCGCTCGAGCGCTACGGCGCCCCCGTCTACGTGCGGAAGCAGATCGTCCACAACGTGCACGTCGTCTCGACGCTCGAGCGCATGGGCGCGGTGTTCGTGGAGGAGGTCGACGAGGTCCCCGAGGGCGCCCACGTCGTCTTCAGCGCGCACGGCGTCTCGCCTGCCGTCGTGCAGGGCGCGGCCGACCGCGGCCTCCAGGCCATCGACGCCACCTGCCCCCTCGTCACCAAGGTGCACCGCGAGGCCGTGCGCTTCGCCAAGGCCGACATGCAGATCCTCCTCATCGGCCACGAGGGCCACGAGGAGGTCGAGGGCACCGCGGGCGAGGCACCCGAGCAGACCATCGTCGTCAACTCCCCGGAGCACGCCGACGTCATCGAGGTCAAGGACCCCGACAACCTCGTCTGGCTGTCGCAGACCACGCTCTCGGTCGACGAGACGATGGAGACGGTCCGCCGCCTCCGCGCCCGCTTCCCCAACCTGCAGGACCCGCCGAGCGACGACATCTGCTACGCCACGCAGAACCGCCAGGTCGCCATCAAGAAGGTCGCGGTCGACGCCGACCTCGTGATCGTCATCGGATCCGCGAACAGCTCGAACTCCGTGCGCCTCGTCGAGGTCGCGCTCGAGTACGGCGCCAAGGCGTCCTACCGGGTCGACTACGCGTCCGAGGTCAAGCAGGAGTGGCTCGACGGCGTGCAGACGGTCGGTGTCACGAGCGGCGCGTCCGTGCCCGAGGTCCTCGTGCAGGAGCTGCTCGACGACCTGGCCGACGCCGGCTACGGCGACGTCACCGCGGTCGTCACGGCCGAGGAGGACCTCGTGTTCTCGCTCCCCAAGGAGCTGCGCAAGGACCAGTCCGGCAACACGGACTCCCGCGCCATCGGCGGGCGCACCCGCGCGTGA
- a CDS encoding carbonic anhydrase, producing MTDKVEATQDDAVQAPAAVWAEMVEGNARFVAGTPEHPRQDVERRAALAHVQRPVAALFGCSDSRLAAEIIFDKGLGDLFVIRNAGQIISDSVLGSLEYAVAVLGVPLIVVLGHDECGAVRAAIESAAPGAEALPPHIANLIAPIAPAVHRVAGDHVVPSEVDAGEVGRQHLRGTVTRMLEASEMISDRVAAGSLAIVGANYKLLEGTAVPDVIVGDIPR from the coding sequence ATGACGGACAAGGTCGAGGCCACGCAGGACGACGCCGTGCAGGCGCCCGCCGCAGTCTGGGCGGAGATGGTGGAGGGCAACGCGCGCTTCGTCGCCGGCACCCCCGAGCACCCGCGCCAGGACGTGGAGCGCCGCGCCGCTCTCGCCCACGTGCAGCGCCCGGTCGCCGCGCTGTTCGGCTGCAGCGACTCGCGCCTCGCGGCCGAGATCATCTTCGACAAGGGCCTCGGCGACCTCTTCGTGATCCGCAATGCCGGCCAGATCATCTCCGACTCCGTGCTCGGCAGCCTCGAGTACGCGGTCGCCGTGCTGGGCGTGCCGCTCATCGTGGTGCTCGGGCACGACGAGTGCGGTGCCGTGCGCGCCGCGATCGAGAGCGCCGCGCCCGGAGCCGAGGCTCTGCCGCCGCACATCGCGAACCTCATCGCGCCCATCGCGCCCGCCGTCCACCGCGTCGCGGGCGACCACGTCGTGCCCAGCGAGGTCGACGCCGGCGAGGTCGGCCGCCAGCACCTGCGCGGCACCGTGACCCGCATGCTGGAGGCCTCCGAGATGATCTCCGACCGGGTGGCGGCCGGTAGCCTGGCCATCGTCGGCGCCAACTACAAGCTCCTCGAGGGCACCGCGGTGCCCGACGTCATCGTGGGCGACATCCCTCGCTAG
- a CDS encoding class II fumarate hydratase, with the protein MADIAPGSPSSADEFRIEHDTMGEVRVPRDALYAAQTQRAVENFPISGRGLEPAQIQALARIKRAAAIVNGEMGIIDADVSAAIVAAADEVAGGSHHEHFPIDVYQTGSGTSSNMNMNEVLAALATASLGTPVHPNDHVNASQSSNDVFPTSVHVAVTGALLAELIPALEHLAEALETKAEAWKGLVKAGRTHLMDATPVTFGQEFAGYARQIRLGIERVRTALPRVAEVPLGGTATGTGINTPLGFPQKVITVLADDTGLPVTEALDHFEAQGARDGLVDASGALRTLAVSLTKICNDIRWMGSGPNTGLGELHIPDLQPGSSIMPGKVNPVIPEAVLMVCARVIGNDATVAWAGASGLFELNVAIPVMGSSLLESIRILASSTRLLADKTVDGLRVNEEHARALAESSPSIVTPLNRIIGYEAAAKIAKHSVAQKMTVREAVVDLGYVERGEITEEQLDAGLDVLRMTAPGL; encoded by the coding sequence GTGGCCGACATCGCCCCAGGATCCCCGAGCAGCGCGGACGAGTTCCGCATCGAGCACGACACGATGGGCGAGGTGCGGGTCCCCCGGGATGCGCTGTACGCCGCCCAGACGCAGCGCGCCGTCGAGAACTTCCCCATCTCCGGCCGCGGGCTCGAGCCCGCGCAGATCCAGGCGCTCGCCCGCATCAAGCGCGCAGCCGCGATCGTGAACGGCGAGATGGGCATCATCGACGCCGACGTGTCGGCCGCCATCGTGGCCGCCGCCGACGAGGTGGCGGGCGGATCCCACCACGAGCACTTCCCCATCGACGTCTACCAGACGGGTTCCGGCACGAGCTCGAACATGAACATGAACGAGGTCCTCGCGGCCCTCGCGACCGCGTCGCTCGGCACGCCCGTGCACCCGAACGACCACGTCAACGCGTCGCAGTCGTCGAACGACGTCTTCCCGACCTCGGTGCACGTCGCCGTCACGGGCGCGCTCCTCGCCGAGCTGATCCCCGCCCTCGAGCACCTCGCGGAGGCCCTCGAGACCAAGGCCGAGGCGTGGAAGGGGCTCGTCAAGGCGGGCCGCACGCACCTCATGGACGCGACCCCGGTCACGTTCGGCCAGGAGTTCGCCGGCTACGCGCGCCAGATCCGCCTCGGCATCGAGCGCGTGCGCACGGCGCTCCCCCGCGTCGCGGAGGTCCCGCTCGGCGGCACGGCCACCGGCACAGGCATCAACACGCCGCTCGGGTTCCCGCAGAAGGTCATCACGGTGCTCGCGGACGACACCGGCCTCCCCGTCACCGAGGCGCTCGACCACTTCGAGGCGCAGGGCGCGCGCGACGGCCTCGTCGACGCATCCGGTGCGCTGCGCACCCTCGCGGTGAGCCTCACCAAGATCTGCAACGACATCCGCTGGATGGGCTCGGGCCCGAACACCGGCCTCGGCGAGCTGCACATCCCCGACCTGCAGCCCGGGTCGTCGATCATGCCCGGCAAGGTCAACCCGGTCATCCCGGAGGCCGTGCTCATGGTGTGCGCGCGCGTCATCGGCAACGACGCCACCGTCGCGTGGGCGGGCGCCTCGGGCCTGTTCGAGCTCAACGTCGCGATCCCCGTCATGGGCTCGTCGCTGCTCGAGTCGATCCGCATCCTCGCGTCCTCCACGCGCCTGCTCGCCGACAAGACCGTCGACGGCCTGCGCGTCAACGAGGAGCACGCCCGCGCGCTCGCGGAGTCGTCGCCGTCGATCGTCACGCCGCTCAACCGCATCATCGGCTACGAGGCCGCGGCGAAGATCGCGAAGCACTCGGTCGCGCAGAAGATGACCGTGCGCGAGGCCGTGGTGGACCTCGGCTACGTCGAGCGCGGCGAGATCACCGAGGAGCAGCTCGATGCGGGCCTCGACGTGCTGCGGATGACGGCGCCCGGCCTGTAG
- the xseA gene encoding exodeoxyribonuclease VII large subunit: MSETRSVSMPAADAPTVDAPWPVSVLSGKIKGWIDRLGTAWVEGEITQWGGSGGNVYGKLKDLDVDATISFTVWSSVRAKIPADLGQGARVVALVKPNYWVKGGTLTMQVLEMRHVGLGDLLERLERLRQTLRAEGLFDADRKRRLPFLPGCIGLITGKDSDAEKDVLRNAQLRWPSVRFRVVHTAVQGDRAAGEVTRAIGVLDEDPEVDVIVIARGGGDFQNLLVFSDEELVRTAAACRTPLVSAIGHEADRPLLDDVADLRASTPTDAAKRVVPDVSEELSRVQQARARIGMRLTSQVRGEIDRIEQLRSRPVLASTAWIVDSRAEELGRYIARSAELAGRVVERGMQQTSELSRQLRTLSPQHVLDRGYAIVQTADGSALRAPEDAPDGTGLVLRLAAGALGATSTGPTDDIPSSAARLPSSPAPDARPASGAES, encoded by the coding sequence ATGAGCGAGACGCGCAGCGTGTCCATGCCCGCGGCGGATGCCCCGACGGTCGACGCGCCGTGGCCCGTCTCGGTGCTGTCCGGGAAGATCAAGGGCTGGATCGACCGGCTCGGCACCGCATGGGTCGAGGGCGAGATCACCCAGTGGGGCGGATCCGGCGGCAACGTCTACGGGAAGCTCAAGGACCTCGACGTCGACGCCACCATCAGCTTCACCGTGTGGTCGTCGGTGCGGGCGAAGATCCCCGCCGACCTCGGCCAGGGCGCCCGCGTGGTCGCGCTCGTGAAGCCGAACTACTGGGTCAAGGGCGGCACGCTCACGATGCAGGTGCTCGAGATGCGCCACGTCGGCCTCGGCGACCTGCTCGAGCGGCTGGAGCGCCTGCGCCAGACGCTCCGCGCCGAGGGCCTCTTCGACGCCGACCGCAAGCGCCGCCTGCCGTTCCTCCCGGGCTGCATCGGCCTCATCACCGGCAAGGACTCGGACGCCGAGAAGGACGTGCTCCGGAACGCCCAGCTGCGCTGGCCGAGCGTCAGGTTCCGCGTCGTGCACACGGCGGTGCAGGGCGACCGGGCCGCCGGCGAGGTCACGCGCGCCATCGGGGTGCTCGACGAGGATCCCGAGGTCGACGTCATCGTCATCGCGCGCGGCGGCGGCGACTTCCAGAACCTGCTCGTCTTCAGCGACGAGGAGCTCGTGCGCACGGCGGCCGCGTGCCGCACGCCGCTCGTCAGCGCCATCGGGCACGAGGCCGACCGGCCGCTGCTCGACGACGTGGCCGACCTCCGCGCCTCCACCCCCACCGACGCCGCCAAGCGCGTCGTCCCGGACGTCTCCGAGGAGCTGTCGCGCGTGCAGCAGGCGCGAGCCCGAATCGGCATGCGCCTCACCTCGCAGGTGCGCGGCGAGATCGACCGCATCGAGCAGCTGCGGTCGCGGCCCGTCCTCGCGAGCACCGCGTGGATCGTCGACTCCCGCGCCGAGGAGCTCGGCCGCTACATCGCGCGCTCCGCGGAGCTCGCCGGCCGCGTCGTCGAGCGCGGGATGCAGCAGACGAGCGAGCTCTCCCGCCAGCTGCGCACGCTCTCGCCGCAGCACGTGCTCGACCGCGGCTACGCCATCGTGCAGACGGCCGACGGATCCGCCCTCCGCGCCCCCGAGGACGCGCCCGACGGCACCGGACTCGTGCTGCGGCTCGCCGCGGGCGCGCTCGGCGCCACCTCCACCGGCCCCACCGACGACATCCCGTCGTCGGCCGCGCGGCTGCCCTCCTCCCCCGCCCCGGACGCCCGGCCGGCGTCCGGCGCCGAAAGCTAG
- a CDS encoding exodeoxyribonuclease VII small subunit, which yields MPTSPADTGARLPDVSELSYEEARDALVRVVNDLEQGTSTLEESIALWERGEALAARCEEWLLGAKARLDAARTTASDAG from the coding sequence ATGCCCACCAGCCCCGCCGACACCGGCGCACGCCTGCCCGACGTCTCCGAGCTCAGCTACGAGGAGGCGCGCGACGCCCTGGTGCGCGTCGTCAACGACCTCGAGCAGGGCACGTCCACGCTCGAGGAGTCGATCGCCCTGTGGGAGCGTGGCGAGGCCCTCGCGGCCCGCTGCGAGGAGTGGCTGCTCGGCGCCAAGGCGCGGCTCGACGCCGCCCGCACCACCGCGTCCGACGCCGGCTGA
- a CDS encoding PhoH family protein: MDSQSSTARRASRQEGTPQAERTYVLDTSVLLSDPRALFRFAEHAVVIPVIVITELESKRNDPEIGYFARQALRLLDQLREEHERLDFPIEVGESGGTLRVELNHSSMSALPNGLQLGDNDSRILAVALNLSTEGLAVTVVSKDMPLRVKAASIGLQAEEYRAELAVDSGWTGMADVTLSSEQMADLYDGESLQTRVVQDLPVNTGVVLHSDRGSALGRVVRRGTVNLVRGDREVFGLKGRSAEQRLAIDLLLDREVGIVSLGGSAGTGKSALALCAALEAVLEKQQHRKIMVFRPLYAVGGQELGYLPGDAAEKMNPWAQAVFDTLGSVVSQNVMDEVVERGILEVLPLTHIRGRSLHDAFVIVDEAQSLERNVLLTVLSRIGQNSRVVLTHDVAQRDNLRVGRHDGVASVIETLKGHELFGHITLTRSERSAIAALVTGLLDGDPV; the protein is encoded by the coding sequence ATGGACAGCCAGAGCAGCACCGCACGACGCGCGAGCAGGCAGGAGGGGACGCCGCAGGCCGAGCGCACGTACGTGCTCGACACCTCCGTCCTCCTGTCCGACCCGCGGGCGCTCTTCCGCTTCGCCGAGCACGCGGTGGTGATCCCGGTCATCGTGATCACCGAGCTCGAGTCGAAGCGGAACGACCCGGAGATCGGCTACTTCGCGCGGCAGGCCCTGCGCCTCCTCGACCAGCTCCGCGAGGAGCACGAGCGGCTCGACTTCCCCATCGAGGTGGGCGAGTCCGGCGGCACGCTGCGGGTGGAGCTCAACCACTCGAGCATGTCCGCGCTCCCGAACGGCCTGCAGCTCGGCGACAACGACTCCCGGATCCTCGCGGTCGCGCTGAACCTGTCGACCGAGGGCCTCGCGGTCACGGTCGTCTCGAAGGACATGCCGCTCCGCGTGAAGGCCGCCTCCATCGGGCTGCAGGCGGAGGAGTACCGCGCCGAGCTCGCCGTGGACAGCGGCTGGACGGGCATGGCCGACGTCACCCTCTCCAGCGAGCAGATGGCCGACCTCTACGACGGCGAGTCGCTCCAGACGCGCGTCGTGCAGGACCTGCCCGTGAACACGGGCGTCGTGCTGCACTCCGACCGGGGATCCGCCCTCGGGCGCGTCGTCCGCCGCGGCACCGTGAACCTGGTGCGCGGCGACCGCGAGGTCTTCGGCCTCAAGGGGCGCTCCGCGGAGCAGCGCCTCGCGATCGACCTGCTCCTCGACCGCGAGGTGGGCATCGTGTCCCTCGGCGGCAGCGCCGGCACGGGCAAGTCGGCGCTCGCCCTCTGCGCCGCGCTCGAGGCCGTGCTGGAGAAGCAGCAGCACCGCAAGATCATGGTGTTCCGGCCCCTGTACGCGGTGGGCGGCCAGGAGCTCGGCTACCTGCCGGGCGACGCCGCCGAGAAGATGAACCCGTGGGCGCAGGCCGTGTTCGACACCCTCGGGTCGGTCGTCTCGCAGAACGTCATGGACGAGGTGGTGGAGCGCGGGATCCTCGAGGTGCTGCCGCTCACGCACATCCGCGGGCGGTCGCTGCACGACGCGTTCGTCATCGTCGACGAGGCGCAGTCGCTCGAGCGGAACGTGCTGCTCACGGTGCTCAGCCGCATCGGCCAGAACTCGCGCGTGGTGCTCACGCACGACGTGGCGCAGCGCGACAACCTCCGCGTCGGCCGGCACGACGGCGTCGCGAGCGTCATCGAGACGCTCAAGGGCCACGAGCTGTTCGGGCACATCACGCTCACCCGCTCGGAGCGCAGCGCGATCGCGGCGCTCGTCACGGGGCTGCTCGACGGCGACCCCGTGTGA
- a CDS encoding DUF4245 domain-containing protein: MAKDRTPNVVAELGRPETPEETAARKAADSRRHRAKQTFRNLLYSLIVTVATVAVIVALVPRSNTTILPDVDYGAAAAEAQGGFPQTLVVPDLPTAWKSNDAEIRPAGRDGVAVWYIGLITPSNRYIGISQGIDANPTWLDETLQSAPEVSSEEIGGLEWTLYDNSQADDPGNVVLAASAVDGDSTYAIYGTADANELRTAIDAVAAARTAPAGTTPSPADGTNSTTAPEEGIEG; this comes from the coding sequence GTGGCGAAGGACCGCACCCCGAACGTCGTCGCCGAGCTCGGCCGACCGGAGACGCCCGAGGAGACCGCCGCCCGCAAGGCCGCCGACTCCCGACGCCACCGCGCCAAGCAGACGTTCCGCAACCTGCTCTACTCGCTGATCGTCACGGTCGCGACCGTCGCCGTGATCGTCGCGCTGGTCCCCCGCTCGAACACCACGATCCTCCCCGACGTCGACTACGGCGCCGCGGCCGCCGAGGCCCAGGGCGGGTTCCCGCAGACGCTCGTGGTGCCCGACCTGCCGACCGCGTGGAAGAGCAACGACGCGGAGATCCGCCCGGCCGGCCGCGACGGCGTGGCCGTCTGGTACATCGGCCTCATCACGCCGAGCAACCGCTACATCGGCATCTCGCAGGGCATCGACGCGAACCCCACCTGGCTCGACGAGACGCTGCAGTCGGCCCCCGAGGTGAGCTCCGAGGAGATCGGCGGCCTCGAGTGGACCCTGTACGACAACTCGCAGGCGGACGACCCGGGCAACGTCGTCCTGGCGGCGAGCGCCGTCGACGGCGACAGCACGTACGCGATCTACGGCACGGCCGACGCGAACGAGCTCCGCACCGCCATTGACGCGGTCGCCGCCGCGCGCACCGCACCGGCGGGCACGACCCCGTCGCCCGCCGACGGCACGAACAGCACCACCGCACCGGAAGAGGGGATCGAGGGATGA